A region from the Panicum hallii strain FIL2 chromosome 1, PHallii_v3.1, whole genome shotgun sequence genome encodes:
- the LOC112895336 gene encoding protein FLOWERING LOCUS T-like, whose amino-acid sequence MANDSLVTSRVIGDVLDPFYSSIDLMVLFNGVPIVSGMELRSPAVSERPRVEIGGDDYRVAYTLVMVDPDAPNPSNPTLREYLHWMVTDIPASTNDTYGREAMCYEAPNPATGIHRMVLVLFRQLGRETVYAPSRRHNFSTRGFARRYNLGAPVAAMYFNCQRQSGSGGRRFTGPYTGGRHAPAPLD is encoded by the exons ATGGCCAACGATTCCTTGGTTACATCTCGTGTGATAGGAGATGTCTTGGACCCCTTCTACAGCTCCATTGATCTCATGGTACTGTTCAATGGTGTGCCTATTGTCAGCGGCATGGAGTTGCGCTCTCCGGCCGTCTCCGAGAGGCCGAGGGTCGAGATTGGAGGAGACGACTATCGTGTTGCATATACCCTT GTGATGGTTGATCCTGATGCTCCAAATCCAAGCAATCCGACCTTGAGGGAGTACCTGCACTG GATGGTGACTGACATCCCAGCATCAACGAATGACACCTACG GCCGTGAGGCGATGTGCTATGAGGCCCCTAACCCGGCGACCGGGATCCACCGCATGGTGCTGGTGCTGTTCCGGCAGCTCGGCCGGGAGACGGTGTACGCGCCGTCCAGGCGCCACAACTTCAGCACCCGCGGCTTCGCCCGCCGGTACAACCTCGGCGCGCCCGTCGCCGCCATGTACTTCAACTGCCAGCGCCAGAGCGgctccggcggccggaggtTCACCGGGCCCTACACCGGCGGCCGACATGCCCCGGCCCCGCTTGATTGA
- the LOC112878747 gene encoding serine/arginine repetitive matrix protein 2-like codes for MYNGIGLQTARGSGTNGYVQTNKFFIKPRSTGGPGGPHRPPLPDAAGGDGTGLGGMRKPNRDILEHDRKRQVELKLLVLRDALEEQGYTEGEIEERVEEARRAAEAEAAAAAAAEEAGGGRPSLPGSRGFTDTQSHHVAARKEKQLETLRAAFGLDAEDVKKKGDVESDVESGELVPGKYSEELDTAGQKDGKDLKDGGKDAKKSKKKKGSDKRSRSKSSRKSKYDSDSEQEHDTKTKKKKKKSSRHDSEDDSETDYDEKKEEKHSKKTRLVSDGDDSETDRKKARPGKNSHHDSESDTDSDYGKKKTERAKNIRDERKKIPVKSSRHDSESDTDNEYGKKKTEHAKNNRDDRNKIPVKNSRDDSESNTDSDHGKKKTENVKNSRDEKKKMLVKSSRHDSESDTDSDYGKKKTELEKNNRDERKKIPTKSSRQSFEDEKPRESRYKDSSRHYSDDGKPIKYKESSRHDSEDEKPRNYEGSSRRDLDEKPRMSKYKGGSHSDYDQKRQKSVRKSNYSSESESDSDSDQGERSKQGNSSHHKSERDRLKSDPRDDDYRTNKSVKNLNHGSDGEKPRSKVLRKDKYSDESETDSDTRVKAKKKLEKSYHHNPTEDKQAQKIKGKEYNYGKNIDKRKRHDTDSESDGYSRDRKRQLNAAVTKKDVPEKKRVASSSESSDYSSSSLSSSESDMSADSYEEQKRSQVERRRDELDTQRQKEEERKELEKKKQREEERKELEKQKQREEERIEMEKKRQREREEERLRERDQDRRKGGNGLERDYKRKLEDDRYDPNSSRVREEGYRGHQNRGDERRHEEHGRHRARDLDIHDSKRSRHDDGSYYNSRRDREDRYSRDEHRDRRRH; via the exons CTCCAGACCGCGCGGGGGTCGGGCACCAACGGGTACGTCCAGACCAACAAGTTCTTCATCAAGCCCCGCTCCACCGGCGGGCCGGGAGGGCCCCACAGGCCGCCGCTCCCcgacgccgccggcggcgatggcaccGGGCTCGGCGGGATGCGCAAGCCCAACAGGGACATCCTCGAGCACGACCGCAAGCGCCAGGTCGAGCTCAAGCTGCTCGTGCTCAGGGACGCCCTCGAGGAGCAGGGCTACACGGAGGGCGAGATCGAGGAGCGCGTCGAGGAGGCGCGCAGGGCCGCGGAGGCTGAggccgctgccgcggccgcggcggaggaggcaggGGGAGGGCGCCCGTCTCTACCGGGCAGCAGAGG GTTTACCGACACACAAAGCCACCATGTTGCGGCACGGAAGGAGAAGCAGCTTGAGACTCTGAGGGCTGCTTTTGGACTGGACGCTGAGGATGTAAAGAAGAAGGGGGACGTGGAAAGTGATGTGGAATCTGGGGAGCTTGTACCTGGTAAGTATTCTGAGGAACTGGATACTGCTGGGCAGAAGGACGGCAAGGATTTGAAGGATGGTGGAAAGGATGCTAAGAAgagcaaaaagaaaaaagggaGTGACAAAAGGAGTCGGAGCAAAAGTTCAAGGAAGAGCAAGTATGACTCAGATTCAGAACAGGAACATGACACGAAaacaaagaagaaaaagaagaagagttCTCGCCATGATTCTGAAGATGATTCAGAGACTGATTATGATGAGAAGAAGGAAGAGAAACACAGCAAGAAAACCcgtcttgtttcagatggtgatGATTCTGAAACTGATCGGAAGAAGGCAAGACCTGGAAAGAACTCTCATCACGATTCCGAGTCTGATACAGATAGTGACTATGGCAAAAAGAAAACAGAACGAGCAAAGAACATTCGTGATGAGAGAAAGAAGATACCAGTGAAAAGCTCTCGTCATGATTCTGAGTCTGATACTGATAATGAGTATGGAAAGAAGAAAACAGAACATGCAAAGAATAATCGTGATGATAGAAACAAGATACCTGTGAAGAACTCTCGTGATGATTCTGAGTCTAATACGGATAGTGACCACGGGAAGAAGAAAACAGAAAATGTAAAGAACAGTCGTGATGAGAAAAAGAAGATGCTAGTGAAGAGCTCTCGCCATGATTCTGAGTCTGATACAGATAGTGATTATGGGAAGAAGAAAACAGAACTCGAGAAGAACAATCGTGATGAAAGAAAGAAGATACCAACGAAGAGCTCACGTCAGAGCTTTGAGGATGAGAAGCCAAGAGAGAGCAGGTACAAGGATAGCTCTCGCCATTACTCTGACGATGGGAAGCCCATAAAGTACAAGGAAAGCTCTCGCCATGACTCTGAGGATGAGAAACCAAGAAATTACGAGGGAAGCTCTCGCCGCGACCTTGATGAGAAACCCAGAATGAGCAAGTACAAGGGCGGTTCACACAGTGACTAtgatcagaaaaggcaaaaatCTGTTAGAAAGAGCAACTATTCTAGTGAATCTGAGAGTGATTCAGATAGTGACCAAGGTGAGAGATCAAAACAAGGAAATAGTTCTCACCACAAATCTGAACGTGATAGACTGAAGAGTGACCCAAGGGATGATGACTACAGAACTAACAAGTCTGTCAAGAATTTGAACCATGGCTCAGATGGTGAGAAACCACGCAGCAAGGTGCTTCGGAAAGACAAGTATAGTGATGAATCAGAGACTGATTCAGATACTCGTGTCAAAGCAAAGAAGAAACTTGAAAAGTCGTATCATCACAACCCTACAGAGGATAAGCAAGCACAAAAAATCAAAGGAAAGGAGTATAACTATGGAAAGAACATTGATAAGCGCAAGCGCCATGATACTGATTCAGAATCTGATGGTTATTCCCGTGATAGGAAAAGACAACTGAATGCAGCAGTGACAAAAAAGGATGTGCCAGAGAAGAAAAGAGTGGCCAGCTCAAGTGAGAGTTCAGAttacagcagcagcagcctcaGCAGCAGCGAGTCTGACATGAGTGCAGATAGCTATGAGGAACAGAAAAGGAGTCAAGTTGAGAGGAGAAGAGATGAGCTGGATACACAAAGGCAGAAAGAGGAGGAGAGAAAGGAGCTTGAGAAGAAAAAGCAGAGGGAGGAAGAGAGGAAAGAGCTGGAGAAGCAAAAGCAGCGGGAGGAAGAGAGGATAGAGATGGAGAAGAAAAGGCAGCgagagagggaggaagagaGACTGAGGGAGAGAGACCAAGATAGAAGGAAAGGTGGAAATGGTTTGGAGAGAGACTACAAACGAAAACTAGAAGATGATCGGTATGACCCGAATTCAAGTAGAGTTAGAGAAGAGGGATACAGAGGCCACCAGAACAGAGGTGATGAGAGAAGGCATGAAGAGCATGGCCGTCACAGAGCTAGAGATCTGGATATCCATGATTCCAAGAGGTCAAGGCATGATGATGGCTCATATTACAATTCAAGGAGGGATCGTGAAGATCGCTATTCTAGAGATGAACATAGAGACAGAAGGCGGCACTGA
- the LOC112878748 gene encoding citrate synthase, glyoxysomal-like: MDRADPARGRLAVLSSHLAAGAVKSEGLERSPVSAAAPGPRAGALAVVDGRTGKRHEVKVSEDGTVRATDFKKITTGKDDKGLKIYDPGYLNTAPVRSSICYIDGDEGILRYRGYPIEELAESSSFVEVAYLLMYGNLPTQSQLASWEFAISQHSAVPQGLLDIVQSMPHDAHPMGVLASAMSTLSVFHPDANPALRGQDLYKSKQVRDKQIVRVLGKAPTIAAAAYLRLAGRPPILPSNALSYSENFLYMLDSLGNKSYKPNPRLARALDILFILHAEHEMNCSTAAVRHLASSGVDVFTALSGGVGALYGPLHGGANEAVLKMLNEIGSVENIPDFIVGVKNRKRKMSGFGHRVYKNYDPRAKVIRKLAEEVFSIVGRDPLIEVAIALEKAALSDEYFIKRKLYPNVDFYSGLIYRAMGFPTEFFPVLFAIPRMAGWLAHWKESLDDPDTKIMRPQQVYTGIWLRHYAPVRERVPPSQSEELGQIATSNATRRRRAGSAL; encoded by the exons atgGATCGCGCCGACCCCGCGCGGGGCCGCCTCGCCGTGCTCTCctcccacctcgccgccggcgccgtgaAGTCGGAGGGGCTGGAGAGGTCGCCGGTGTCCGCGGCGGCCCCCGGACCCCGCGCCGGCGCGCTCGCCGTGGTGGACGGGAGGACCGGGAAGCGGCACGAGGTGAAGGTCTCCGAGGACGGCACCGTGCGCGCCACCGACTTCAAGAAG ATTACCACCGGAAAGGATGACAAAGGTCTTAAGATTTATGATCCTGGTTATCTCAATACAGCCCCAGTTCGTTCATCCATCTGCTACATTGATGGGGATGAGGGAATCCTTCGCTACAGGGGATATCCAATTGAAGAGTTGGCTGAAAGCAGTTCATTTGTAGAGGTGGCATACCTCTTAA TGTATGGGAATTTACCTACTCAGAGCCAATTGGCAAGCTGGGAATTCGCTATTTCACAACACTCTGCTGTTCCCCAAGGACTTTTG GACATCGTACAATCAATGCCCCATGACGCTCACCCCATGGGTGTTCTTGCCAGTGCAATGAGTACCCTTTCTGTCTTCCATCCAGATGCAAACCCTGCTCTTAGA GGTCAAGATCTTTACAAGTCGAAGCAGGTGAGAGATAAGCAAATTGTGCGAGTACTTGGGAAG GCCCCAACGATAGCAGCTGCTGCATACTTGAGATTAGCTGGAAGGCCTCCCATTCTTCCTTCAAATGCTCTTTCTTATTCAGAGAACTTCTTGTACATGCTGGACTCTTT GGGTAACAAATCATATAAACCAAATCCTCGACTTGCGCGGGCTCTAGATATCCTATTTATTCTGCATGCTGAACATGAAATGAACTGCTCCACTGCTGCGGTTAGGCACCTTGCTTCAAG TGGTGTTGATGTCTTCACTGCTCTTTCTGGTGGTGTTGGAGCTCTATATGGCCCACTGCATGGTGGTGCAAATGAG GCAGTGCTTAAAATGTTAAATGAGATTGGAAGTGTGGAAAATATTCCAGATTTCATTGTAGGAGTAAAGAACAG GAAGAGGAAGATGTCCGGTTTTGGTCACCGTGTGTATAAGAACTATGATCCTCGTGCTAAAGTCATCCGGAAATTGGCAGAGGAGGTTTTCTCAATTGTGGGGCGGGATCCACTTATTGAG GTTGCCATTGCTCTGGAGAAGGCAGCACTGTCAGACGAATATTTTATCAAGAGGAAGCTGTATCCAAATGTGGATTTCTACTCTGGACTAATTTATAG GGCAATGGGATTCCCTACAGAATTTTTCCCTGTTCTGTTTGCCATTCCTAGAATGGCTGGTTGGCTAGCACATTGGAAAGAGTCGCTTGATGATCCCGATACTAAGATTATGAGGCCCCAACAG GTGTACACAGGCATTTGGCTGAGGCATTACGCCCCTGTCAGAGAACGAGTGCCGCCAAGCCAGAGTGAGGAACTTGGCCAGATTGCCACCTCAAACGCTACAAGACGACGCCGTGCAGGTTCTGCCCTGTAG